The proteins below come from a single Gimesia alba genomic window:
- a CDS encoding BlaI/MecI/CopY family transcriptional regulator, translating to MNHSKAKIPDAERDVLVCLNQLEEATVKEICEALQPVRKMEPSSVMTLLKRLEARKLVTKRKADQGKAFVFRATRESTRAYHHLMNDLFQGVFGGDTLSFMSSFFETRKPTEEEITQLQQLLDDLRTQKSKKKGKKS from the coding sequence ATGAATCATTCAAAAGCAAAAATACCGGATGCGGAACGTGATGTTCTGGTCTGTTTGAATCAACTGGAAGAGGCCACAGTCAAAGAGATCTGTGAGGCTTTGCAGCCTGTGCGCAAGATGGAGCCCTCGTCTGTGATGACGCTGCTCAAACGGCTGGAAGCCCGGAAACTGGTCACCAAACGCAAGGCAGATCAGGGGAAGGCGTTTGTATTTCGTGCGACGCGCGAATCGACGCGGGCCTATCATCATTTGATGAATGACCTGTTCCAGGGAGTCTTTGGCGGCGATACGCTCTCCTTTATGTCCTCGTTCTTTGAAACGCGTAAACCGACGGAAGAAGAGATTACCCAGTTGCAGCAACTACTGGACGACCTGCGTACACAGAAATCAAAGAAGAAGGGAAAGAAATCATGA
- a CDS encoding M56 family metallopeptidase, producing MINFFQHTAEQWGEFILSAGIQAAFVAILAFAFLFLTRRFISAPLRYAILLVVLIKFAIPPNLDLQTGLFTKYSTTPNHIGSTAPVIVLDEAPATTSQFASDASRSRIPSPAATKSKTESTPQPESLRASIPVVSEPEFHWSYLLLPLYLLGTAFFVGLLIHRYRCVRRIVRASTLQQDGFLFSEVARISELLQMKSPPALRISDETDAPFAIGAFHPVIVMPRVIAEELQSDQLTIVIAHELAHIRRRDLLIGWFETLVSLIWWFHPALWWLRRSLRQTREDCCDDLLLSKQLALPERYCETLIEAASRQSTRLAEPLVLGFVHQEHPAARRIRRLMDGALFRADRLRYPALIFALLVALVMLPGMRPDQQPVTKTTLEGDLGWRNLPFRIDAGEEAAIKECKELAQTYFFTRNDIRDFSLPETRDKLEAILEQHPKLFYAQNLLGTWHRMNGNLEEASRLLNESLANAPVVLTQTYKQGNGDPIQDVAIDQLEIECNRVQKGSLDPSLRLKFVALITDSQGQVHLPVYDTVYRTSSQSYPEGYFAEFQNLGWIESNARNGILPDVMVWKPWSRPRDFTRTAAQTTRLKNATGTDTLELISGSNAYSIGRVARGQADGRVTTEDGKGMKIAVKGSSLKITNGTFMDHALIELTSPVSSRFALSQVDVLDSQTKIPLQSFQYGAGFTWTEQSRFHLFSLWEKLPDTVDLVLKVFNYDSDDFRYQIPAAVGSTVQHDGSSFEITYLGAGNHNSWSSSTGFYGEAQGTENTSEIIFQITGNREQKFSLWVVSKTGRRQNLNEGGWFSSQTGSSPVRIMLPRNEIAHFEMVPYVVPKTIYFEQIQLPARIAPLDQELPLIEFPVDGKARQYTSDVFSPFQVHFESHRGNLYSGMGSYNNSFEFHERPLEDQFPKSKMTVSWYYHATIDLKHRLEFIVAPPPVKPGRSRSQSSSAIWGDAGFSSRETPLESVKAVLLEILPKPE from the coding sequence ATGATCAACTTCTTCCAGCATACTGCAGAACAATGGGGCGAATTCATACTGAGCGCCGGCATTCAGGCTGCATTTGTCGCAATCCTGGCATTCGCGTTTCTTTTTCTGACACGGCGTTTTATCAGCGCTCCGTTGCGTTATGCGATTCTGCTGGTGGTACTCATCAAATTCGCAATACCGCCGAATCTGGACCTGCAAACGGGACTGTTTACGAAGTACTCGACCACTCCAAATCATATTGGCAGTACCGCTCCGGTTATCGTGCTTGATGAAGCCCCCGCCACAACAAGCCAATTCGCATCAGACGCCAGTCGCTCCCGCATTCCCTCCCCGGCTGCGACGAAATCGAAAACCGAATCAACGCCTCAACCAGAATCACTGCGTGCGTCTATTCCCGTCGTATCGGAACCGGAATTCCACTGGTCCTATCTGTTACTGCCTCTGTATTTACTCGGCACGGCGTTCTTTGTCGGCTTGCTGATTCACCGTTATCGCTGTGTGCGACGAATTGTACGCGCGAGTACACTTCAGCAAGACGGTTTTTTGTTTTCGGAAGTCGCACGGATTTCTGAACTGCTGCAAATGAAGTCACCCCCTGCTCTACGCATTTCAGACGAAACGGACGCCCCGTTTGCCATCGGTGCATTCCACCCGGTGATTGTGATGCCGCGTGTGATCGCCGAAGAGTTACAATCCGATCAACTGACGATTGTGATCGCCCACGAGTTGGCACATATCCGCCGTCGCGATTTGCTGATCGGCTGGTTCGAAACGCTGGTAAGCCTCATCTGGTGGTTTCACCCGGCCCTGTGGTGGTTGCGACGATCACTCAGACAGACCCGCGAAGATTGCTGTGATGATCTGTTGCTCTCAAAACAACTTGCTCTGCCGGAACGGTATTGTGAAACGCTGATTGAAGCCGCGAGCCGGCAGTCGACCCGACTGGCGGAACCACTGGTGCTCGGATTTGTGCATCAGGAACACCCTGCCGCCCGACGAATTCGCCGCCTGATGGACGGTGCTCTGTTTCGGGCAGACCGCCTGCGGTATCCTGCGTTGATCTTCGCGCTGCTGGTAGCGCTCGTCATGTTGCCTGGCATGCGTCCGGACCAACAGCCTGTCACGAAAACCACACTGGAAGGAGATTTGGGCTGGCGGAATCTTCCCTTCCGGATTGATGCTGGTGAAGAGGCCGCCATTAAGGAATGCAAGGAACTGGCACAGACGTACTTCTTTACCCGAAATGATATCCGAGATTTTTCACTCCCAGAAACCCGAGACAAACTGGAAGCAATACTGGAACAGCATCCAAAGCTGTTTTACGCGCAAAATCTGCTGGGCACGTGGCATCGTATGAATGGAAATTTGGAAGAGGCTTCGCGACTCTTGAATGAATCCCTGGCCAATGCCCCAGTTGTGCTCACACAAACCTACAAACAGGGCAATGGTGATCCCATTCAGGATGTCGCAATTGACCAACTGGAAATTGAATGCAATCGAGTGCAAAAGGGTTCGCTGGATCCAAGTCTGAGATTGAAATTTGTGGCGCTCATCACAGATTCCCAAGGCCAGGTTCATCTGCCCGTCTATGACACCGTGTATCGTACGAGCTCACAATCTTATCCCGAAGGTTATTTTGCAGAGTTTCAAAACCTGGGTTGGATCGAATCGAACGCGCGAAATGGCATCTTACCCGATGTCATGGTCTGGAAACCCTGGTCACGGCCACGGGACTTCACACGGACCGCCGCCCAGACAACCCGGCTCAAAAACGCGACAGGCACCGACACGCTGGAACTGATCTCAGGTTCCAATGCATACAGTATCGGACGTGTCGCCCGTGGTCAGGCCGACGGTAGAGTGACAACGGAAGACGGCAAGGGAATGAAGATTGCCGTCAAAGGATCTTCGCTCAAGATCACAAACGGCACGTTTATGGACCATGCGTTGATTGAGCTCACGAGCCCGGTCTCATCTCGTTTTGCGTTATCGCAGGTGGATGTACTGGACTCGCAGACGAAAATTCCGCTACAGTCCTTCCAGTATGGCGCCGGCTTCACGTGGACTGAACAAAGCCGATTTCATCTGTTCTCATTGTGGGAGAAGTTACCCGATACGGTAGACCTGGTCCTGAAAGTGTTTAACTACGACAGTGACGATTTTCGCTACCAGATTCCAGCCGCCGTCGGATCTACGGTGCAGCACGATGGCAGTTCCTTTGAGATCACCTATCTGGGCGCAGGCAATCATAACAGCTGGAGTTCCAGCACCGGGTTTTACGGAGAAGCCCAGGGTACCGAGAACACCTCAGAGATCATCTTTCAGATCACCGGAAACAGAGAGCAGAAATTCTCGCTGTGGGTGGTCTCAAAAACGGGACGCAGACAGAACCTGAATGAGGGCGGCTGGTTTTCCTCCCAGACAGGCAGCTCTCCAGTTCGAATCATGCTGCCTCGCAATGAAATCGCGCATTTTGAAATGGTGCCCTATGTGGTGCCAAAGACAATTTATTTTGAACAGATTCAGCTACCTGCCCGCATTGCCCCACTGGATCAAGAGTTGCCCCTGATCGAATTTCCCGTCGACGGCAAGGCCAGACAATATACGTCTGACGTTTTCAGCCCATTCCAGGTCCACTTCGAAAGCCATCGCGGGAACCTCTATTCGGGCATGGGTTCTTACAACAACAGTTTTGAATTCCACGAACGTCCGCTCGAAGACCAGTTTCCGAAATCCAAAATGACGGTGAGTTGGTATTACCATGCAACGATTGACTTGAAGCATCGTCTGGAATTTATCGTAGCCCCACCTCCAGTCAAGCCGGGCAGAAGCAGATCACAAAGTTCCAGCGCCATCTGGGGAGACGCCGGTTTCTCAAGCCGAGAGACACCACTGGAATCAGTCAAAGCGGTGCTATTGGAAATCCTGCCGAAACCGGAATGA
- a CDS encoding DUF1853 family protein gives MAQSNNLSEPQALRDLKWAITSPSLILESLKEEHHSEVPDFQVIDVPHLENYLTPYSRFRIGTYFEGLVLYWLEHIRRLKIIARHQQIFEENQTIGEIDILFEDEAGVVNHWEIAVKFYLFDPGDNETGSHFVGPNVKDTFEKKMRRLFDFQLPLSQTHFPEVDRRQAFVKGMIFYHPDHSSPKQLPEKLSPRHERGSWLHLSALSRLTAQHGELRFLIREKPDWLSAALCSKSDDRLLNFKELQQQLETHFQHKQRPILISALTCQQSVYREVDRVFIVSESWPWIG, from the coding sequence ATGGCACAATCAAACAACTTATCAGAACCACAGGCACTTCGCGACTTGAAATGGGCTATCACTAGCCCGTCGTTAATTTTAGAGTCACTCAAAGAAGAGCATCATTCCGAAGTTCCCGATTTCCAGGTGATCGACGTACCGCACCTGGAGAATTATCTCACCCCCTATTCCCGTTTTCGGATCGGAACCTATTTTGAAGGCCTGGTCCTGTATTGGCTGGAACATATTCGCCGACTGAAAATCATTGCCCGGCATCAACAGATTTTTGAAGAGAACCAGACGATCGGCGAGATCGATATTCTGTTCGAAGACGAAGCCGGCGTTGTGAATCACTGGGAAATCGCCGTCAAATTCTATCTGTTTGATCCCGGTGATAACGAGACTGGCAGTCATTTCGTGGGGCCGAATGTGAAGGATACATTCGAAAAGAAAATGCGGCGGCTGTTCGACTTTCAGCTTCCTTTAAGTCAGACACACTTCCCTGAAGTCGACCGACGTCAGGCGTTTGTCAAAGGCATGATCTTTTATCACCCCGATCACAGTTCCCCCAAACAACTCCCGGAGAAACTCTCTCCGAGACATGAACGAGGCAGCTGGCTACACCTCTCCGCGCTCTCCCGGCTTACCGCGCAGCATGGGGAACTGCGGTTTCTGATCCGCGAAAAACCGGACTGGTTATCCGCGGCTCTCTGCAGCAAATCCGATGACAGGCTGCTCAACTTCAAAGAGTTGCAACAACAGCTGGAAACACATTTTCAGCACAAACAGCGTCCGATTCTGATCAGCGCGCTCACCTGCCAACAGTCCGTTTACCGCGAAGTCGACCGCGTTTTCATCGTCTCCGAATCCTGGCCGTGGATTGGCTAA
- a CDS encoding serine hydrolase — MKLFQRQIVFILFLVLVNTVYAEKPKQSQQVSHEKKVDYSAAIDRLKAAIRHEVEQKQLPAFSISLVDGDEMVWAEGFGFQDKDRKIRATEKTVYRVGSVSKLFTDIAVMQLVESGELNLDDTVQSHLPEFKPTNPFGGAISLGQLMTHRSGLVRESPVGNYFDPTEPSLVETVASLNQTSLVYKPGTKTKYSNAAVAVVGAVLEKQLDVSHAAQVRQKILDPLNMESSGFTVTPAVKKQLATGWMRTNDGRRFIAPTFLLGTGPAGNLYSNVVDLAKFLTCLFNLGQVQEGQILKRDTLQLMLTPQKDADGKPQRFGIGFHIQDFDGFTKVGHGGAVYGFSSQLEALPERKLGVAAVASLDGTNGVVGRLADYALRLMLAAQDGKSLPGYRMTGPVPSERAKELVGLYRNDEKQKLARITELNGDLFLHRGTFRYDLRSAAGDGTILTDDSIGSGTEVALEGKDVLRVGKTKFQRAADAPRPPTPADWKGLIGEYGWDHNTLYILEEEGQLFALIEWFYYYPLKQVDRNTFEFPDHGLYHGEGLKFTRGKDDVATDVVAAEVKFVRREVGTKDGETFQITPVKPIDELRAAALAASPPPEPGKYRQPELVDLTTLDPTIKLDIRYASENNFTGAVFYKQARAFMQRPAAEAVVRANARLKQRGLGLLIHDAYRPWHVTKMFWDATPGEFKDFVANPANGSRHNRGCAVDLTLYDLKSGEPIQMVAGYDEFSPRSFPLYPGGTARQRWYRQLLRQTMESEGFTVYEYEWWHFDFKDWKQYRIGNQTFEEIDQGH; from the coding sequence ATGAAACTTTTCCAGCGACAGATTGTTTTCATTCTCTTTCTGGTACTGGTAAACACTGTTTACGCAGAGAAACCGAAACAGTCACAGCAGGTTTCCCATGAAAAAAAAGTTGATTATTCTGCCGCCATCGATCGTTTGAAAGCGGCGATTCGACACGAGGTGGAACAGAAGCAGTTACCCGCGTTTTCCATTTCGCTCGTCGATGGCGATGAGATGGTCTGGGCAGAGGGCTTTGGCTTTCAGGACAAGGACCGGAAAATTCGCGCCACTGAAAAAACGGTCTACCGCGTCGGTTCGGTCTCGAAGCTGTTTACCGACATCGCCGTCATGCAACTGGTAGAGAGTGGGGAACTCAACCTGGACGACACTGTCCAGAGCCATCTCCCGGAATTCAAACCGACCAATCCCTTCGGCGGTGCGATTTCCCTGGGACAACTGATGACGCATCGATCGGGGCTGGTTCGCGAATCGCCGGTCGGCAACTACTTTGATCCCACCGAGCCTTCGCTGGTAGAAACCGTCGCCAGTCTCAATCAGACATCCCTCGTTTACAAACCAGGCACGAAAACGAAATACTCGAATGCTGCGGTCGCCGTTGTGGGGGCGGTGCTGGAGAAACAGCTGGATGTTTCTCACGCCGCACAGGTTCGCCAGAAAATACTCGACCCATTGAACATGGAATCCAGCGGCTTCACGGTGACTCCCGCCGTCAAAAAACAGCTTGCTACCGGCTGGATGAGAACCAACGACGGCCGCCGTTTTATCGCACCGACATTTCTTCTGGGGACGGGACCTGCCGGGAATCTGTATTCGAATGTGGTCGATCTGGCAAAGTTCCTGACCTGCCTGTTCAACCTGGGACAAGTTCAGGAAGGGCAGATCCTGAAACGAGACACCCTTCAATTAATGCTCACGCCACAAAAAGATGCGGATGGCAAACCGCAACGATTTGGTATCGGTTTTCATATTCAGGATTTTGACGGCTTCACCAAAGTCGGTCACGGCGGTGCCGTCTACGGTTTCTCGTCACAGCTGGAAGCGCTGCCGGAACGCAAGCTGGGCGTCGCTGCAGTCGCTTCCTTGGATGGCACAAACGGCGTCGTGGGGCGGCTGGCTGATTATGCATTGCGACTGATGCTGGCGGCACAGGACGGCAAATCGCTTCCCGGGTACCGTATGACCGGACCGGTCCCCTCAGAACGCGCGAAAGAACTGGTGGGCCTGTATCGCAATGACGAAAAACAGAAGTTGGCCCGCATTACCGAACTCAACGGCGATCTGTTTTTGCACCGTGGCACTTTTCGCTACGATCTCCGGTCCGCCGCCGGTGACGGCACGATTCTGACTGACGACTCGATCGGATCTGGCACCGAAGTGGCTTTGGAAGGCAAAGATGTTCTCCGGGTTGGTAAAACGAAATTCCAGCGTGCCGCTGATGCGCCACGGCCGCCGACTCCTGCCGACTGGAAAGGCCTGATCGGCGAATATGGTTGGGATCACAACACGTTGTATATTCTCGAGGAAGAAGGCCAATTATTCGCGTTGATCGAATGGTTCTATTATTACCCGTTGAAGCAGGTCGACCGGAACACGTTCGAGTTTCCCGACCACGGACTGTACCACGGCGAAGGCCTGAAATTCACCCGTGGTAAAGATGACGTCGCCACCGATGTCGTCGCCGCCGAGGTGAAGTTTGTTCGTCGCGAAGTCGGCACAAAAGATGGCGAGACATTTCAGATCACGCCCGTCAAACCGATTGACGAACTCCGCGCCGCAGCACTCGCCGCTTCACCGCCGCCCGAACCGGGTAAATATCGCCAGCCGGAACTGGTAGACCTGACCACGCTGGATCCGACGATCAAGCTCGATATCCGTTATGCTTCCGAGAATAATTTCACCGGAGCCGTCTTCTACAAACAGGCCCGCGCTTTCATGCAGCGACCCGCGGCTGAAGCGGTCGTCCGTGCGAACGCACGTCTCAAACAGCGCGGCCTGGGACTCCTGATCCACGATGCCTATCGCCCCTGGCACGTCACGAAAATGTTCTGGGATGCAACGCCCGGGGAATTCAAAGATTTCGTTGCGAATCCCGCCAACGGCTCGCGTCACAATCGCGGCTGCGCCGTCGACCTGACCCTGTATGATCTGAAGTCCGGCGAACCGATCCAGATGGTGGCCGGCTACGACGAATTTTCTCCTCGATCTTTTCCGCTTTACCCGGGGGGAACCGCCCGCCAACGCTGGTATCGCCAGCTACTGCGTCAAACGATGGAATCAGAAGGGTTCACCGTCTATGAGTATGAATGGTGGCACTTCGATTTTAAGGACTGGAAACAATACCGCATCGGCAATCAGACGTTTGAAGAGATCGATCAAGGACATTGA
- a CDS encoding response regulator gives MKNTAYKVDEGSQLECRVLLVEDSPDTQILVSHFLKKAGAEVFLSDNGLSALDLALEAHQQGFPFDIILMDIQLPGLDGCEVTKRLREASFKGPIIAFTASEETHSRQKCLEAGCDDYLTKPVDSKKLIGLLSLYLSQLKQKQQLDRAAKVYLNLDSCN, from the coding sequence ATGAAGAATACAGCATACAAAGTGGATGAAGGTTCACAGCTTGAATGTCGAGTACTTTTAGTAGAAGATTCCCCCGATACCCAAATATTGGTCTCACACTTCTTAAAAAAGGCAGGCGCTGAAGTCTTTCTTTCAGACAATGGGTTGTCCGCACTCGATCTCGCTTTGGAAGCACATCAGCAAGGCTTCCCTTTCGATATTATCCTGATGGATATTCAGCTACCCGGTCTGGATGGTTGTGAAGTCACGAAAAGACTGCGAGAAGCATCGTTCAAAGGCCCCATCATTGCTTTTACAGCCAGTGAAGAGACTCACAGTCGTCAGAAATGTCTCGAAGCAGGTTGTGATGATTACCTGACGAAGCCCGTCGATTCAAAAAAACTGATCGGTTTATTGTCGCTTTATTTGTCACAGTTAAAGCAAAAGCAACAGCTTGATCGCGCTGCGAAAGTCTATCTCAACTTAGATAGCTGCAACTGA
- a CDS encoding M56 family metallopeptidase, with the protein MHTGFELVPNSGPSFFLLDLAIKSILILAVAFFMTRLLRRASAAVRYSVWSVAIFSVITLPVINSCVPKWTLEAGTVNQSAAIDHREPQSAALPVSITQQSAQMGGLERTLIPESASPASAVTTEKITGSNYLSALLPDAVMFLNVFWLVGSGAMLIRLLIMRVRLWSASRSYEAVTAGRLFELLQMCRDELDYSKSVRLFVTDQRVMPMTWGIFRPSILLPREAENWPEQEVRCAFLHELAHVSRLDCLSQLFVQLACVLYWLNPLVWVAARSLHIERELACDDIVLQNGERASDYAAQLMQAVSHFRSNRMLESTAVSMAGRNGFAQRLQAILHETQDRRPVPRGTKTTFAISFLVLTGLLGAFQVSLTETANAQQVIPIQTAQQEPRPEPGVQQSLAKPPEKKEAKLVPEAQTQQFFSGRKQTAPVQGMVQPAVRSLNIVFAHDPGIGNYDGIVGRPNDVWNTVDIGTTAVDYTRYSDATPSTARLRISRHDGEWGIKGQSGIFQGYIYHNCRCVDLETKVLDLPAGSYKIYVFAHGDAPNQNAEIELKVGNRVIGKKATANDGTWNFRTKPYREGLQYVSFNFTMKAGQALTLISHRAGSDYSMFNAIQIVPQTDPVMQQSRQPAPKSR; encoded by the coding sequence ATGCATACTGGATTCGAACTCGTTCCGAACAGCGGACCATCGTTTTTCCTGTTGGATCTTGCGATCAAGTCGATTCTGATTCTCGCGGTTGCGTTTTTCATGACACGACTCTTGCGACGTGCCAGCGCAGCGGTTCGCTATTCCGTCTGGAGCGTCGCGATCTTCTCTGTAATTACGCTCCCCGTCATCAACTCGTGTGTCCCTAAATGGACGCTTGAAGCGGGCACGGTTAATCAGTCGGCAGCCATTGATCATAGGGAACCACAGTCTGCCGCCTTGCCGGTTTCGATAACTCAACAGTCTGCTCAGATGGGGGGACTCGAACGTACTCTGATACCAGAGTCTGCTTCCCCGGCTTCTGCTGTGACTACCGAGAAAATCACCGGCTCAAATTATTTGTCTGCTCTCCTCCCGGATGCAGTCATGTTCTTGAATGTGTTCTGGCTGGTGGGAAGCGGGGCGATGTTGATTCGACTGTTGATCATGCGAGTGCGACTTTGGTCTGCATCCCGAAGCTATGAAGCGGTCACTGCAGGTCGATTGTTCGAATTGCTTCAAATGTGTCGCGACGAGCTCGATTACTCCAAATCGGTGAGACTGTTTGTCACCGATCAACGGGTTATGCCGATGACCTGGGGAATCTTTCGCCCGTCGATTCTGCTTCCCCGCGAAGCGGAAAACTGGCCGGAGCAGGAAGTCCGCTGTGCATTCCTGCATGAACTGGCTCATGTTTCTCGTCTCGATTGTCTGTCTCAACTGTTTGTGCAACTGGCGTGTGTGCTGTACTGGTTGAATCCACTCGTCTGGGTAGCAGCCCGGTCGCTGCATATCGAACGCGAACTTGCCTGCGATGACATCGTGTTACAGAACGGGGAACGTGCGTCAGATTATGCGGCTCAACTGATGCAGGCGGTCTCGCATTTTCGGTCGAACAGAATGCTGGAATCGACGGCAGTCTCCATGGCGGGCCGCAATGGTTTTGCCCAGCGTCTGCAGGCGATTCTCCATGAAACACAGGACCGACGCCCGGTTCCCCGGGGAACGAAGACGACCTTTGCGATTTCATTCCTTGTGCTAACCGGACTACTGGGGGCCTTCCAGGTATCACTCACCGAAACAGCCAACGCACAACAGGTTATCCCAATCCAGACGGCACAACAAGAACCCAGGCCGGAACCCGGCGTGCAACAGTCCCTTGCCAAACCACCTGAGAAAAAAGAGGCAAAGTTAGTTCCAGAGGCACAGACTCAACAATTTTTCAGTGGAAGAAAACAGACAGCCCCGGTTCAAGGAATGGTCCAACCTGCTGTGCGATCTTTGAATATTGTGTTTGCACATGATCCGGGTATCGGGAACTATGACGGAATAGTAGGACGCCCCAACGACGTCTGGAATACTGTGGACATCGGCACGACCGCGGTGGACTACACACGTTATAGTGACGCGACTCCCAGCACGGCCCGACTGCGTATCTCACGTCACGACGGCGAATGGGGCATCAAGGGGCAATCGGGAATCTTCCAGGGTTATATCTACCACAATTGTCGCTGTGTCGATCTGGAAACAAAAGTCTTAGACCTTCCAGCTGGCAGTTACAAAATCTATGTCTTCGCACACGGGGATGCACCGAATCAGAATGCGGAGATCGAATTGAAAGTTGGCAATCGTGTGATCGGTAAAAAGGCAACGGCCAACGACGGCACCTGGAATTTCCGCACCAAACCGTACCGCGAAGGTCTGCAGTATGTGAGCTTTAACTTCACGATGAAAGCCGGACAAGCTCTGACCCTGATCAGCCATCGTGCCGGCAGCGATTACTCGATGTTTAACGCAATTCAGATCGTTCCGCAAACAGATCCTGTGATGCAACAATCGAGGCAGCCTGCCCCAAAATCTCGCTAA
- a CDS encoding BlaI/MecI/CopY family transcriptional regulator, with translation MSQHANLSRRERQIMDSIYSRSEATVLDIQSDLPKAPTPTAIRTMLRILMEKGMVRRHKQGREFIYSPTSPRRPEGTKALKHVVQTFFEGSFKQALAAQLASGDETLTDDELRDMVKLIKAAREKGN, from the coding sequence ATGTCACAACACGCCAATCTTAGCAGGCGAGAACGTCAAATCATGGATTCGATTTATTCGCGCAGTGAAGCCACGGTGCTGGATATTCAAAGCGATCTGCCGAAGGCGCCGACGCCGACCGCAATTCGGACCATGCTCCGCATTCTGATGGAAAAAGGGATGGTGCGGCGGCACAAGCAGGGACGTGAGTTTATTTATTCCCCCACTTCCCCACGACGGCCGGAAGGGACCAAGGCGTTGAAGCATGTGGTTCAGACATTTTTTGAAGGCTCGTTCAAACAGGCACTGGCGGCACAGCTTGCCAGTGGTGACGAAACGCTGACCGATGACGAATTGCGTGATATGGTCAAACTCATCAAAGCAGCTCGAGAAAAGGGAAATTAA